From Afipia carboxidovorans OM5, one genomic window encodes:
- the mtaB gene encoding tRNA (N(6)-L-threonylcarbamoyladenosine(37)-C(2))-methylthiotransferase MtaB: MAVELVTFGCRLNLAESETMRAEAGRAGLDDAVIVNTCAVTNEAVAQARQTIRRLRREAPRRRIIVTGCAAQTNAEMFAAMPEVDRVLGNDDKMHAEAWQATRRAFDVDDGEKVAVADIMAVREMAPHLVDGFHNGQPRAFVQVQNGCDHRCTFCIIPYGRGNSRSVAMGAAVDQVRKLVEGGCPEIVLTGVDITSYGADLPGAPKLGTLVKQILKHVPELKRLRLSSIDSVEADHDLLDVIADNERLMPHLHLSLQAGDDLILKRMKRRHARADAVAFCEQVRRLRPDVAFGADLIAGFPTETEVMFERSLALVEDCDLTFLHVFPYSKRPGTPAAKMPQVEGRAIKERARLLREAGDAALKRRLASEIGKTREVLIESAIQGRTEHFLPVAIENGIAGDVQAMIISGYDGMRLVAKAC, translated from the coding sequence CGTCACCTTCGGCTGCCGCCTCAACCTGGCCGAATCCGAGACGATGCGCGCCGAGGCGGGCCGCGCCGGGCTCGACGATGCGGTGATCGTCAACACCTGCGCGGTGACGAACGAGGCGGTGGCGCAGGCGCGCCAGACCATCCGTCGCCTGCGTCGTGAAGCGCCTCGCCGCAGGATCATCGTCACCGGCTGCGCCGCGCAGACCAATGCCGAGATGTTCGCGGCGATGCCGGAAGTCGACCGCGTGCTCGGCAACGACGACAAGATGCACGCCGAGGCGTGGCAGGCGACGCGGCGCGCGTTCGATGTCGATGACGGCGAGAAGGTCGCGGTTGCCGACATCATGGCGGTGCGCGAGATGGCGCCGCATCTTGTCGATGGATTTCACAACGGCCAGCCGCGCGCTTTCGTGCAGGTGCAAAACGGCTGCGATCATCGCTGCACCTTCTGCATCATCCCGTATGGACGCGGCAATTCACGTTCGGTGGCGATGGGTGCTGCGGTCGATCAGGTGCGCAAGCTTGTCGAGGGCGGCTGTCCCGAGATCGTGCTGACCGGCGTCGACATCACGAGCTATGGCGCCGACCTGCCCGGCGCGCCGAAGCTGGGCACGCTGGTGAAGCAGATCCTCAAGCATGTGCCTGAGTTGAAGCGGCTGCGGTTGTCCTCGATCGACTCGGTCGAGGCGGATCACGACCTTCTCGATGTCATTGCCGATAACGAGCGGCTGATGCCGCATCTGCATCTGTCGCTGCAGGCGGGCGACGATCTGATCCTCAAGCGGATGAAGCGGCGGCATGCACGGGCCGATGCGGTGGCGTTCTGCGAGCAGGTGCGACGGTTGCGGCCGGACGTCGCGTTCGGCGCCGATCTCATCGCGGGTTTCCCGACCGAGACTGAGGTGATGTTCGAGCGCTCGCTCGCACTCGTCGAGGATTGCGACCTCACCTTCCTGCATGTGTTTCCGTATTCGAAGCGTCCGGGCACGCCGGCGGCGAAGATGCCGCAGGTCGAAGGGCGCGCCATCAAGGAACGCGCGCGGCTGCTGCGTGAAGCGGGCGACGCGGCATTGAAGCGGCGGCTTGCAAGCGAGATCGGAAAGACTCGCGAGGTTCTGATCGAAAGCGCGATACAGGGGCGCACCGAACATTTTCTGCCGGTGGCGATCGAGAACGGCATTGCAGGCGATGTGCAGGCCATGATCATTTCAGGCTATGATGGCATGCGGCTTGTTGCCAAGGCGTGCTAA
- a CDS encoding RluA family pseudouridine synthase yields the protein MDTPQPTAQEMQARVLHRDGLMLVIDKPAGIAVHRGPKGGPNLEASFDALRYGLPRPPVLAHRLDRDTSGCLVLGRHRKATASLGLLFKHGKIGKTYWAVVEGGPAEDEGEIDIPLGRLNAERGWWQKPDPNGLPSKSRWSVLGRNNGLSWLALEPLTGRTHQLRVHCAAMGFPIVGDNIYGNGPRFGEPSLHLHAREIVVPLSRNKPPVRVIAPVPAHLQERLQACGWNGEDVVMPEMASSEP from the coding sequence ATGGATACGCCGCAGCCAACCGCCCAAGAGATGCAGGCGCGCGTTCTTCATCGCGACGGCCTGATGCTGGTGATCGACAAGCCGGCCGGCATTGCCGTGCATCGCGGACCCAAGGGTGGGCCCAATCTCGAAGCCTCGTTCGACGCGCTGCGCTACGGTTTGCCGCGGCCGCCGGTGCTTGCGCATCGGCTCGATCGCGACACCTCGGGTTGCCTGGTGCTCGGCCGCCATCGCAAGGCGACCGCCTCGCTCGGGCTTCTGTTCAAGCATGGCAAGATCGGCAAGACCTATTGGGCCGTGGTCGAAGGCGGCCCTGCAGAAGACGAAGGCGAAATCGACATTCCGCTTGGCCGGCTCAATGCGGAACGCGGCTGGTGGCAGAAGCCCGATCCGAACGGCCTGCCGTCCAAGTCACGATGGAGCGTGCTCGGGCGAAACAACGGCTTGAGCTGGCTCGCGCTCGAACCGCTTACCGGCCGCACCCATCAATTGCGCGTGCATTGCGCGGCGATGGGCTTTCCGATCGTCGGCGACAATATCTACGGCAACGGTCCGCGTTTCGGCGAGCCGAGCCTGCATCTGCATGCGCGCGAGATCGTCGTGCCGCTGTCGCGGAACAAGCCGCCGGTGCGCGTGATCGCGCCAGTGCCGGCGCATCTGCAGGAACGGCTGCAAGCGTGCGGGTGGAACGGCGAAGACGTAGTTATGCCTGAGATGGCCAGCTCCGAGCCGTAG
- the ftsY gene encoding signal recognition particle-docking protein FtsY yields MTDTPQDKSKQSWWQRLSAGLKRTSGSIGAAVADLVVKRKLDRAMLEDIEDVLLRADLGTEVAARIAAKVGEGRYDKDVSAQDVQAIVAAEVEKVLAPVAMPLVIDESQKPFIILVVGVNGSGKTTTIGKLAAKFAAEGRRVMLAAGDTFRAAAIEQLKIWGERTGAPVIARDHGSDAASLAFDAASAAKADNRDVLLIDTAGRLQNKAELMVELEKVARVIRKVDTSAPHAVLLVLDATVGQNALSQVEAFRKTAGVTGLVMTKLDGTARGGILVAISEIYKLPVHFIGVGEGVDDLAPFTARDFAHAIAGKGVGQD; encoded by the coding sequence ATGACAGACACGCCGCAGGACAAATCCAAACAGAGCTGGTGGCAGCGGCTTTCCGCCGGCCTCAAGCGCACGTCCGGCTCGATTGGCGCCGCGGTTGCCGACCTCGTCGTCAAGCGCAAGCTCGACCGCGCCATGCTCGAGGATATCGAGGATGTGCTGCTGCGCGCGGACCTTGGAACCGAGGTTGCGGCGCGGATCGCGGCCAAGGTGGGCGAGGGCCGTTACGACAAGGACGTGTCGGCGCAGGACGTGCAGGCCATCGTCGCTGCCGAGGTGGAGAAGGTGCTCGCGCCGGTCGCGATGCCGCTGGTGATCGATGAGAGCCAGAAGCCGTTCATCATTCTCGTTGTCGGCGTCAATGGTTCTGGCAAGACCACGACCATTGGCAAGCTTGCGGCGAAGTTCGCGGCCGAGGGCCGTCGCGTCATGCTGGCGGCGGGCGATACATTCCGCGCCGCTGCCATCGAGCAGTTGAAGATCTGGGGCGAGCGCACCGGTGCACCGGTGATCGCGCGCGACCACGGCTCCGACGCCGCAAGTCTGGCTTTTGATGCCGCGAGTGCGGCAAAGGCGGACAACCGCGACGTGCTGCTGATCGACACCGCGGGGCGGCTGCAGAACAAGGCCGAGCTGATGGTCGAGCTCGAAAAAGTCGCGCGGGTGATCCGCAAGGTCGATACCAGCGCGCCGCATGCAGTGCTGCTGGTGCTCGATGCGACCGTCGGTCAGAACGCGCTGTCGCAGGTCGAGGCATTCCGCAAGACCGCGGGCGTGACCGGGCTCGTGATGACCAAGCTGGACGGCACCGCGCGTGGCGGCATTCTGGTCGCGATCTCGGAAATCTACAAACTGCCGGTGCATTTCATCGGCGTCGGCGAAGGCGTCGACGATCTGGCCCCGTTCACCGCGCGCGATTTTGCGCATGCGATCGCGGGCAAGGGTGTCGGGCAGGATTAA